The Prunus dulcis chromosome 3, ALMONDv2, whole genome shotgun sequence genome segment GCACTGTGGCCGAGCATCTCATTCCATTGATATAAAAAGATCCAGGAGCCTACTACcagtttaaagaaaaaaactgcTATCATTGGTAAGTGTGAAGTATAGATGAAGCACAAATTCAAAAGATGGCCTGGATTAATATACACGCACGTATGGCCACACATGATCCACTCAAGAATGCAAAAATACAGAAAGTGTAATAAGGGTTAATATTCTCTTCCCAAACTACCTAATGTTTCATGTGATCAAACTCTCAATCTAGACCATACATTCAAACAGTAACAAACATCCACAAGACCAGTGTTTGAGATTTAATGTTTCTGCCAAGAGAACAATGCTCATGCAATAAGTCTGCTGAAAACATATAAATCCCATTACCTATTTCCCCACTGAAACATATTTCCCATCACAGgtaatatcaaaatttcattcGAACTACATTCTCAACCCTCttgagtttttctttctattaaGTGCAGCTAGTCTACTAGTACTAGCAAAACTACCTAAATGTGGAAAACTGATAAAGTCTTACAATTATGGCAGAACGAGCAGCCGAGcctgaaaatgaaattcccTTGCAGAGCAACTTTGAAAGCGACCTTGCCATTCTGTGAGCCAAGAACATGCCATCAGTCGCATAATGTAAAGTTTAAAGCTTTCTACAATACCATTCATTCCTCTTCATAAAACTTAATATGCAACCGTGCTTGCTTAGCCGGAAACCGAAGCAAAGTCAGAAACTTTATCGATTTACCTGCAGAAGAGGAGAGAGGTGGAACCGCCCAAGCAGGCTgaggagagaaggaagaaggaacCCAGTGAAACGGTCCGTTTGCTCGAGTGCGAGTGACACTTCGGCACCGTCGATTCGATCAACAAAGTTCAAAGTTTTTGCGGTTTTTGTTGGGTCTGGCCGCGTGGGCTGTTCGAATCCAATTTGTTACACATTATTATacagtgatttttttttttttgggggtgaaGGTGAATGCTACTTTGAAGTTTTACCCAAATTAAGAATAAAGCACAAACGCAAATGTGGGTTACGGTAGTTGATGAAGGCAGTGTGTTAGTTCTCCCTCCGTGTACATCAAATTAGTGTAAAATACCGCtgtgtcaaaataaaaaaataaagggagaACTTTCAAAACTATATataatgtgtgtgtgtatatatatatatgtaacaaAAACACTCTTTGCTCACCTTGATCTTATAGTTCCTAACTCAACATGCTCATctttctccaccattttctatCAATCATATCTTACATTTACTTCATCATATCAGTCCGTACAGTTTGTTTCTATCATATCTAACTCTTGTAATTGTGCCAAATTGAGTTTCTAAATTGCGTCACAGTGAAAAATCTTTGTGATTTTCTCCTTAATTTAAAAACCTTTTCTCATATTTACTCAATTAATTTACCAATTCCTTTCCCATATTTTATATTGTCAggaatccaaattcaaaaacctGTCTCTGGAGATTTGGATGCTAAgttcattttttcttcatattattATGGATAAAAACCTGCATATGCTTATCTGAATTATCTAAATTTAATGTATAGTAAAAACCACAAGGTTTGTACAAAGGGAAATAGAGTCATCCTCATAAACCAAAACGATTATCTATAAAGTACTCAACTATGCTTAACATAAAGCTAACAATGAATCAACAAAAGAAAGCTCAGAAAAACAATAAAGTTCCTGCGGCCGTCCATTGTCCGGACAATACTTCCACTTGGTCATGGCTAGCAACCTGATCAGAGACGTActctgaaaaggaaaaaagggaagaatGATGAGAAAGACAACATATGAAAATGACAATAATTCTGCTAAAAAAGAAACTTACAGAAAATATTGACAAGAGTCTTTTTGTGTGAGCTACTCTCAGCAACAATGGGCTGCAGTCACCGCCTGTTGTTGTAAGTTGGCCATCTTTGATTTCGCCATCGCAGCCCCCTGGGACGGGGTGCATTTTCAGGTACAGAAGTATTGCTCCATCTAGGTGGGGCACGGCTGGCCTCCTCTGGTAAGGAGTTGTTACCCCAACCAGGGGCACGGCTGGTCTCCTCTGATAAGGAGTTGTTGCCCCATCTACGGGCCCGGTTAGTCTCGTCTGATAAAGAGTTGTTGCTCCATCTAGGGGCACGGCTATTAGGCTCTGATATGAAATTATTGCTCCATCTAGAAGCATGACCAGTCTCACCCGACAAGGAATTTTGGCTCCATCTAGGAGCGCGACTAATCTCCACATCATTATTGGGTGCTCGCCAACGCAGACCTCTGGGACGAGATGTACTATCTGATAAAATGTTGCTCCGTCTTGTCACAGAAATGGAATCATTGTCATAATGAGCCCTGGGCATTCTCCCTGATCTGCGGTTATGTGTCTGCTCTCTGCCACTTGAAGAGCCACTAGAAGAATCCATCAAACGAGTAACCAGCATAACTTCAAGAGAACGAAACATAGCAGAGAAAAGGTTAGTCATCCAGGAACTGAACTCTCCGGATTCCTCATCAACAATATCTTCTGCAGGTCCTTGTTGGACCAAGCTAAGGACATCTTCCAAGTCCCTTTCACGCTCCAACCTTACCCAATCGCTATGTCGATTTGGATCCACCTCTGATGGCCGGACAGAAGGGTGTTGAGACCTGGCATGCTTCCTCAGTTCTGAATAAGTCCCGTTAAAGTCGCATGTCTCAGAAGAGCAATTCCTCACTTTACAATTCATGTAGTGACGAGCAGCCTCAACAACAACATATCCATAGATTTCTCCCCGACAAAGAGGGCAAACTGGCTTTGGTTCCAATTGACTCCCACAGGGGCTGGTTTGCCCAAGCGACGACTGTTCCTCGTTAGCACTGTGAGAGGTTGTGATTGTGAGAGGAAGTTCTTGCAACATTGGTGTAGAGCAGCAAGGCAGAGATGACTTACAAAACTGGTCAAGGCAATTTGAGTGCCGGTAGCTTGTATTGCACATGAAAGGCCTGCAGCCCTTCTCATGAGAGGAACACTTTAAAAGAACAGCATTGTGTGGGTGTTCAATGCAGATGGGGCACCTAGCTTCTTCCCACTCTTTTACATTCTCCTTGCTTTCCAAGGGATTTTTCAGGTTGTATGGCTCAGAATCATCAGAGGTGCAAGGATAAGGAGAAGCCCTAGATCGATCAAGAGACAAGGAACTAGCTCTTCTAACCTTAGGCATTTTTGAAGTTAAGATGCCACCACAGAATACTAAAACCTACTATTTTCAACACAACATTAGTAAGCACAAGTATAACCAAATAAAACTTTGGAAATAACACTATCATGTATATTATGAAAGAGCGAAAAGAAATGAGACTGCGGATTAGGAAACCCAGAATTTACCATACTTTAACAGAACAATGTGCTATATTTTGGGTGTGATAGGTGTGCGCTTGTGTGCATGCACATGATTATATTTCTAGGTTTCAAAGTGCAGGGATTATCATAATTGATATGCCACAAAATACTGATacaaaacatttgagcatAACCAAACAACAGACCTATTACAAATCTCTGTCCACACCTTTATTATAACTTCAACACCACAATAGAAAGCAAAACCTTAATCATGAACACCAATTAATCATTACTAGGTAGTTCCAAAAAACCAGCACTAAATGTGCAGCCCACTGCACCAAGGTACTGCCATTGCAGGGTCTGATGGGGGTCAAATGCATGCAGCCTACCAAAGCTTGCGGAGACACTGTTCCTCGTTTGAAATCCATGAGTCCATGACCTCCAGGCCACAATGGGACAACATAACCCCAACCTCCAGACGCATGTGCCCTAAACTCCTACTGTTATATTCCAACATCGTTAAACCTTTACCAACACTAATGTTTTTGCAACATCGTTATCCCTGTAATACATATGTTTAACATCACTTGGGTGTACTAAACTAATACAGGCTCTATAATGAAAATTGTAGCTAAAATCCCTTTCCTATAGATATGAAACATACACTACTTTAAGCCTTTCAATCATCTAAAAGCTTAATACTGTTAAGTAATCGATGGTTACTCAAATTCTCAGCTGGGGTTTACCCATAAACAAAGACTCAGCTATGTGGGAGCTAGATTCTAGTCAAATGACAAGGTGGAAGGGCCTTTATTAGGAATCTCAAGAGTAACTGCTAGAGAATAGTTCCTGAATATCCCATAGGAGTCAAAGAAATTTTAACAAACTATATCATCTATATGCTTATCACAAAactcttaataaaataataataatttccaGCATTTATGTGccaatatacacacatattTAAAGACTTCAACTGGATTTCGGCTTTTAGTGTCACACAATATGGATATATACGTGAGAATCTCTTGGAGCATGGTCCTCTGCTTTTTTGACAGGACTACATGGGTCCTTAATCTCTATATCTCAATAAGCAAACACATACAAATCAACTCTACATAACAAATAATCAATCAACCTGGTACAAACTAGCACTATGTATTGCATAACCGATCAATCTTAAATGTCTAAAATTTATCTAGGTTTAACTACAAACCAAGTACATATCTACACAAACAATTTCAATCAAACATGCCCATCAACCACAATCCTACATATACCACTTAGCCACAACTGAATTATGACTACATacttggtaaaaaaaattatgaaaagatGCCAAAGAAACTCAACCTAGCTTGTAGTTCTAGTTCAATTCCTAGACTTCCCATGAAAttactaatttttcttttctatcttCAAGATGAATTTGTAATAAGCAATATCCTTACCCTCAAAGCCACCCGTTGGCCATTCAATATATATCGTTGACCATTATATATCTAAAGTGAAAAAAACGCACCATGTTCTCTAAATCCATGaatccaaacaaaacaaaccagcaatataaaatttagatgaaccaacaaaaaaaaaaaaagaaaaaaaagaaaaaaaaaagagatcaaTTACAAGAATTGATAATCTTGACgctaaaaattcaaactttccAGTGTTTCGAAGCCAAACAACAAATCGATCAAGATCCAGAAAGAGTTACGATCTAAAAATCATCATCAAAGAACCAGATCGCTGCAAACTGTACAGATTTATAGGGTTAAGAATTTTACCGGAGGGTCTTTCTTGTTGAGAGACTAGGGAAACTTCAATGGAAGATGACAGCGTTTCTGAGCAAAATTGAAAAGGTAAGGGCGTGTAAGCTGTATATATAGACAGAGAGAAGCGCAGCGCCTTCCACATGATAGATATGTGAAAAGACTATTATGCCCCTGTTAATTCCTGTACCCACTAGAACTTAATAGTAAATTGGACGAGGCCTAACTGAACGGTTACATTTTAAATGCACAAAAGTTGGTCCGTTGCTAGCCATCATAGAACGAtgtgaaaattcaaaacctcCCGGGCCGGAATCTGGCATTCTAAAATATCGACCCGATAATTTTCGGGTTGTATCCTCTCTTCTAATtttagaaagaagaaaaatacctCAGGAGATCTAATCTAATCCAGTAAAAAAGAGCCTTAAATCGTAAATTATATGTCTTAGGTTTGAATTCTCATGACATCATCATTCTGTAAATGTGATAAATCTCTCTCATCTGTAATTTAGCCTATCATTTCTacttcaaagaaaaacaaaggatgatgaaattttttgaaaaatagtcaaTTTTTAAATACTCTAAAGCTTTTTGGCCACTTATTTTTTAGGCTTCCAACATTTTAACCACTTGAGGGAGCCTCAAGCATACTCGAGTAAGATTCTAGAACTACTCAAGTGGGTTATAGCATTAAGAGACATTTAATGGGTAGACTTCAAAATCctaagaggaagaaaaaaaaaaactaaaagtcTAAATTTGCTTAAATGGTGAATATTTCCAAAATTCCCCTCATTGATGAACCCAAGTTATTTTTGAAACAAACAATATTGTGGGAGGGAGAAATTGAACTTAAGACCCTGCGTTATTTGATACATGTGATTTTTGAGCATTTAATGCCGGCCTTTACATTGAGACCTTATGCACACTGATGAGAGTAGATAATGGGAGTTtccactctttttttttttttttgcctcaATGATATTCTTTAGATTTTAATCGAAAAGTGTATCAAAGATACTTTCTCAATATACAAATACTAGGAAAaaatttactttattttcagCCGTATGCTTAGAAATAATTCTAGAACGAACAGACAGGAGCCATTGGGTTTTCAGTGAATAGATATAGGAAgtattaggggtgggcacggttcggtttggaccgatTTTTGCCTTAAATTAGAATCGATCCGGTTCTATTTATCCGGTTTGATTCGGTtcgattttaataaaaaaattcaaaaactgtccgATTTGGTTTGAACCGATTTCGGTCCGGTTTCGGTTCCGATttggttttgaaccggattataaaaattattttttaaattattttttaatacaattctcaactaaaatattatttttttacttgaaaattaacaaattattcaatttcatataaaaaataaatattaaagtcagaaaagagagatattttgacattgaacttggataaatattaggtttttttttagtgaaattaaaaatatagcattaaatataaatatatatttttttaggttgaccggtttggttcggcctggtttgatttttgaagacatggaatcGAATTCAGAACCGGCCCAAACCGATCCGGTTCGATTTTTGACCggttgttgactttttggtcaactcaattttttttcggtttggtttggtgcgattcggctcggatttccggTTCACCgatttgagtgcccacccctaggaAGTATACTAATGggtatcattttttttaataaatgctgctaaacaaaccctaaaattaactgagtacaccctatgatctaagtacaccataatatttcaatcaaaatgtaaaattaactaagtacaccctatctAACTATCAAAAATACCCCTTATACACTCTATCACACAACACCAAACGCACAAAAAAATTCGAAtgcaaataaaatttcattcacTTGATGATGGTTCTTAGCATCCTGGGTAATGCTTAACTTGGCATAAAGATCCAAAATTGCACTTCCCACAAAGACATTCGAATGCAAACCTATCTTTGTTGCACATGCATGAAGTTGTTGCTTGCCTATGTTTAGGTCTCCAAGTGCAGTTGACGAGTGAATGACAGTGCCAAATGTGAATTTGTTGGGTCTGATAGTTTAGCCTAGCATTCTTGAAAGGAGATAAAtagtttctttatgatggTATTGCTAA includes the following:
- the LOC117622568 gene encoding uncharacterized protein LOC117622568 — protein: MPKVRRASSLSLDRSRASPYPCTSDDSEPYNLKNPLESKENVKEWEEARCPICIEHPHNAVLLKCSSHEKGCRPFMCNTSYRHSNCLDQFCKSSLPCCSTPMLQELPLTITTSHSANEEQSSLGQTSPCGSQLEPKPVCPLCRGEIYGYVVVEAARHYMNCKVRNCSSETCDFNGTYSELRKHARSQHPSVRPSEVDPNRHSDWVRLERERDLEDVLSLVQQGPAEDIVDEESGEFSSWMTNLFSAMFRSLEVMLVTRLMDSSSGSSSGREQTHNRRSGRMPRAHYDNDSISVTRRSNILSDSTSRPRGLRWRAPNNDVEISRAPRWSQNSLSGETGHASRWSNNFISEPNSRAPRWSNNSLSDETNRARRWGNNSLSEETSRAPGWGNNSLPEEASRAPPRWSNTSVPENAPRPRGLRWRNQRWPTYNNRR